The Pseudomonas triclosanedens genome has a window encoding:
- a CDS encoding DUF2938 domain-containing protein, with the protein MTPTDTLILPTLAIGIAATLLMDGWAMLRRRLLGMPSLDYAMVGRWVGHMPRGRFRHAAIGKAAAVTGERALGWLVHYLTGIVFALAFVMLAGESWLNRPTLAPALLFGLVTVAMPFLLMQPAFGLGIAAAKTAAPARARLHSLLTHAVFGLGLYLGAQALVALT; encoded by the coding sequence ATGACGCCGACCGACACTCTCATCCTCCCCACCCTGGCCATCGGCATCGCCGCCACGCTGCTGATGGATGGCTGGGCCATGCTGCGCCGACGCCTGCTCGGCATGCCCTCCCTGGACTACGCGATGGTTGGCCGCTGGGTCGGCCACATGCCCCGTGGCCGCTTCCGCCATGCGGCCATCGGCAAGGCCGCCGCGGTCACTGGCGAACGTGCCCTGGGCTGGCTGGTGCACTACCTAACCGGCATCGTCTTCGCGCTGGCCTTCGTCATGCTGGCCGGCGAAAGCTGGCTGAACCGGCCGACACTGGCGCCGGCCCTGCTGTTCGGGCTCGTCACCGTGGCGATGCCGTTCCTGCTGATGCAGCCGGCATTCGGCCTGGGCATCGCCGCGGCGAAGACCGCCGCTCCCGCCAGGGCCCGCCTGCACAGCCTGCTGACCCACGCCGTGTTCGGCCTCGGCCTCTACCTCGGTGCACAGGCGCTGGTGGCATTGACCTGA
- a CDS encoding helix-turn-helix domain-containing protein, translating into MKEMDIGQVARWSGLPVSTLRFYEEKGLIRSIGRNGMRRVFSDEVLSRLSLIALGREAGFSLEDIAAIFVGNATPTIDRARLREKADELDRSIRRLGAIRDGLRHAADCPAPDHLACPKFRRLMDLAIRTASRGRARAPRRVVRQSRGADAGSEAPAT; encoded by the coding sequence ATGAAAGAGATGGATATCGGCCAGGTCGCGCGCTGGTCGGGGTTACCGGTTTCCACCTTGCGCTTCTACGAGGAGAAGGGGCTGATCCGCTCCATCGGCCGCAACGGCATGCGCCGGGTGTTCAGCGACGAGGTGCTGTCGCGCCTGTCGTTGATCGCGCTGGGCAGGGAGGCGGGTTTTTCGCTGGAGGACATCGCCGCCATCTTCGTCGGCAATGCGACGCCGACCATCGACCGTGCGCGCCTGCGGGAGAAAGCCGACGAGCTGGATCGCAGCATTCGCCGCCTTGGTGCGATCCGCGACGGGCTGCGGCATGCCGCCGACTGCCCGGCGCCGGATCATCTGGCCTGCCCGAAGTTCCGCCGGCTGATGGACCTGGCGATCCGCACCGCATCACGTGGGCGGGCCCGCGCGCCGCGCAGGGTGGTGCGTCAGTCGCGCGGTGCGGACGCCGGCAGCGAGGCGCCGGCGACATAG
- a CDS encoding response regulator → MSRIVIADPQPFMLAALRQRLADAGHEVIGEAGDGRQALELVRHQHPDLLILELDLPRLGGMELLRRLHHDAPQQKALVFTHLPAAHYQGLCLEAGARGFVHKDEHPEELDDAVRLVLGGRRVFSARTTHAGTEAPGSGEHITPRELTVLRYLSQGYRIKDIAEELAISDRTVSTYKARLLEKTQTDSLVDLVEAAKVRGLMNNSVVENLALQQPLPSSKAQDLARLLEILPSPISLWSRQGELLACNRHYLDAYGKSEAQMLGSRVFDLGVVAAEDSARLRREFLDGAAGDKLFTMVVSGTLHGEHRIIRLIGVPLREDDGESIGVVCSFVDITEHERDVERLQEAKAYLDGMRASRTRYLHYSFADMLEETRAAQRSLKIARDTHPGDRPLEDMAGNLARIEEKFEILLDLLLLEGGNEPRIPQPLELNRLTESILVEIHPGLAFQPAAHPQYGWIDTTRYLHLIRALMFAVARSGLSLRQIIASAEALHHGEMSWRLALLAEPGQDLPAHLADLEQRPGLQIARMICELLGGELRLGDENDPDCAGLIQLKLVRSSSSH, encoded by the coding sequence ATGAGCCGCATCGTCATCGCCGACCCACAACCCTTCATGCTCGCAGCCCTGCGCCAGCGCCTGGCGGATGCCGGGCACGAGGTGATCGGCGAAGCCGGTGACGGGCGCCAGGCCCTGGAGCTCGTGCGGCACCAGCATCCCGACCTGCTGATCCTCGAACTGGACCTGCCACGCCTGGGCGGCATGGAACTGCTGCGGCGCCTGCACCACGACGCGCCGCAGCAGAAGGCGCTGGTCTTCACCCACCTTCCCGCGGCGCACTACCAGGGCCTGTGCCTGGAGGCCGGCGCCCGTGGCTTCGTGCACAAGGACGAACACCCCGAGGAACTGGACGATGCCGTGCGCCTGGTACTCGGCGGACGCCGGGTCTTCTCCGCGCGAACCACGCATGCCGGAACCGAGGCACCCGGCTCCGGCGAACACATCACCCCGCGCGAACTGACCGTCCTGCGCTATCTGTCCCAGGGTTACCGGATCAAGGATATAGCCGAGGAGCTGGCGATCAGCGACCGTACCGTGAGCACCTACAAGGCACGCCTGCTGGAAAAGACCCAGACCGACTCGCTGGTCGACCTGGTGGAAGCGGCCAAGGTTCGCGGCCTGATGAACAACAGCGTGGTCGAGAACCTGGCATTGCAGCAGCCCCTGCCATCGAGCAAGGCCCAGGACCTGGCGCGCCTGCTGGAAATCCTGCCCAGCCCGATCAGCCTCTGGAGTCGCCAGGGCGAATTGCTGGCCTGCAACCGGCACTACCTGGACGCCTACGGCAAGAGCGAGGCGCAGATGCTGGGCTCGCGCGTCTTCGATCTGGGCGTGGTGGCCGCCGAGGATTCGGCCAGGCTGCGCCGTGAGTTCCTCGACGGCGCGGCAGGCGACAAACTCTTCACGATGGTGGTGAGCGGCACCCTGCACGGCGAGCATCGCATCATCCGCCTGATCGGCGTACCGCTGCGCGAGGACGACGGCGAGTCCATCGGCGTGGTCTGCTCGTTCGTCGATATCACCGAGCACGAGCGCGACGTCGAACGCCTGCAGGAAGCCAAGGCATACCTCGACGGCATGCGCGCCTCCCGCACCCGTTATCTGCACTACAGCTTCGCCGACATGCTGGAGGAAACCCGCGCCGCCCAGCGGTCGCTGAAGATTGCCCGCGATACCCATCCGGGCGATCGGCCCCTGGAAGACATGGCCGGCAATCTCGCGCGCATCGAGGAAAAGTTCGAAATCCTTCTCGACCTGCTGCTTCTGGAAGGCGGCAATGAGCCCAGGATCCCGCAGCCGCTCGAATTGAACCGGCTGACCGAATCGATCCTCGTTGAAATACACCCCGGCCTCGCCTTCCAGCCGGCAGCCCATCCCCAGTACGGCTGGATCGATACTACCCGCTACCTGCACCTGATCAGGGCCCTGATGTTCGCCGTCGCCCGTTCCGGGCTGAGCCTGCGGCAGATCATCGCCAGTGCCGAGGCCCTGCACCACGGCGAAATGTCCTGGCGCCTGGCGCTGCTGGCGGAGCCGGGCCAGGACCTTCCGGCCCACCTGGCCGACCTGGAACAGCGTCCCGGCCTGCAGATCGCGAGAATGATTTGCGAGCTGCTAGGTGGCGAACTCCGGCTCGGCGACGAGAACGACCCCGACTGCGCCGGATTGATCCAGCTCAAGCTGGTGCGCAGTAGTTCCTCGCACTAG
- a CDS encoding MFS transporter, whose protein sequence is MLAALKRYPLQVNLLLCGTFLLTLGRAITLPFLVIYLSTAFGLSVNHIGLMLGGALFGGSLLSLYGGYLIDRMPGFGLILGFSACFVAAFIGMLASSQLWLFFLFLLGFNFAYSVTDVVVKTAFGRLLAAGEQSRAFSIRYTLINLAYAIGPFVGAGLAHLSQELPFMVSATLGTLFLLAFLRYGDRGMRPAEGVAPPSFLAVMGVLSKDHRLMYFTIGGVLTAVVFGQFSAYLSQYLVSTSTAEYAYQVIQTLLGVNAVTVIALQYLLGKRIDNEHLQRWLIIGLGLFLLGIVGFGLSRNLVHWGLAMAVFTLGEIIVIPAEYMFIDRIAPAHLRGVYYGTQNLANLGGALGPVLVGVFLTLLAPHWVFVMLGGFIIASGFFYVAGASLPASAPRD, encoded by the coding sequence ATGCTCGCCGCGCTCAAGCGTTATCCGCTACAGGTCAACCTGCTGCTCTGCGGCACCTTCCTGCTCACCCTGGGCCGGGCCATCACGCTGCCGTTCCTGGTCATCTACCTGTCGACGGCGTTCGGCCTGTCGGTCAACCATATCGGCCTGATGCTCGGCGGCGCCCTGTTCGGCGGCTCGCTGCTCAGTCTCTACGGCGGCTACCTGATCGACCGCATGCCCGGCTTCGGGCTGATCCTGGGCTTCAGCGCCTGCTTCGTCGCCGCCTTCATCGGCATGCTGGCAAGTTCGCAACTGTGGCTGTTCTTCCTGTTCCTGCTTGGCTTCAACTTCGCCTATTCGGTCACCGACGTGGTAGTGAAGACCGCCTTCGGCCGTCTGTTGGCGGCGGGCGAGCAGAGCCGCGCCTTCTCCATCCGCTATACCCTGATCAACCTTGCCTACGCCATCGGCCCCTTCGTCGGCGCGGGGCTTGCGCACTTGAGCCAAGAACTGCCGTTCATGGTTTCGGCAACGCTCGGTACGCTTTTCCTGTTGGCCTTCCTGCGCTATGGCGACCGTGGCATGCGCCCGGCCGAGGGTGTGGCGCCGCCGTCGTTCCTGGCGGTCATGGGTGTGCTGTCGAAGGACCACCGGCTGATGTACTTCACCATCGGCGGCGTGCTCACTGCCGTGGTGTTCGGCCAGTTCTCCGCCTACCTGTCGCAATACCTGGTGTCGACCAGCACGGCGGAATATGCCTACCAGGTGATCCAGACCCTCCTGGGAGTCAACGCAGTCACGGTGATAGCCCTGCAGTACCTGCTGGGCAAGCGCATCGACAACGAACACCTGCAACGCTGGCTGATCATCGGCCTGGGGCTGTTCCTACTGGGTATCGTCGGTTTCGGGCTGTCCCGCAATCTCGTGCACTGGGGGTTGGCGATGGCGGTGTTCACTCTCGGCGAGATCATCGTGATCCCCGCCGAGTACATGTTCATCGACCGTATCGCGCCGGCGCACCTGCGCGGCGTGTACTACGGCACGCAGAACCTGGCGAACCTCGGCGGCGCGCTGGGGCCGGTGCTGGTCGGTGTTTTCCTGACACTGCTGGCTCCGCACTGGGTGTTCGTGATGCTCGGCGGCTTCATTATCGCCAGCGGGTTCTTCTATGTCGCCGGCGCCTCGCTGCCGGCGTCCGCACCGCGCGACTGA